CAAcgctttttgtttgctcagcctatgtatatgtttgtgtAGGATTCATGAGTGTGCGAGCGGGTGAAAGTGAGTGTGAGTCTacatgtgtgttttgtgtgtgtgtgcgttaatTTGCCAACAAAGACACGTACAAACATGTAAACAGCATTCAAGAGATTTTGCTAGAGCGCACACCGCACACTGAATGGCATTTCATTCTCAATGTGTGAATGTTGgtgtataagtgtgtgagtgtattcacGTTCGCTTCGAGTGTACGAGTGTTTACCTAGCCATTGCTATTAATTTGTACACGCTGCATAATAGCTCTGTCAATATTTTATCAACAATTTCCCAATAAGTGCGACCCAAAAGTGTTGTAAACTGACGCCAAGCTTGAGCTTCCCTCGAAAGAGGGACTGCAATGTTAAGGGGGAATAGTTCGTTAAAACATTGGTTGATTATTAATTGTGCatcttaaaaacaaattgttaactTTGTAAGTTTAAGTatgtaatacatttttaaagtgcAGCATTAAACACACGCTTCTTAAAGCAAAATGTTACAAGGATGATAATCATagttcatttatttcaatatccTTGTAAGTAGCTTTGAAGTTCGCTTAGTCATAAAATATGTCAGTTATATTGTTATGTCAATAAAGTATGTTTGAAACGGTTCGTCACTTAATAAAATCtaagaaatatgcaaaaagaatatttaattcaaatcacagcttattgattttaaaagtCTTTACATTTGAGTTGGGGTTTGCTTGCTTATTATATacctttatttattgaaaaaaagaaaatctgCAAAGCATTCAAGAAATAGTCGACTATTGAATACGAATAttgtaatgcaaataaattaagttataATAGTGCTTTAGcctatattttgtttttagattttaagtaatttagaTTATAAAGTCATTCTAGGAAAAACTCCTCCAACCTTAAACTCATATCATAATAACGTATTTACCATATCGTAGTTTACGTTTGGATAAACGTTTTAgagcaaagcaattaaattgaaatttaatagttGAATTCACTGGTTAAACGTTTCATTCGTAGCTCGGCGTAAAAAGTACATATAAAGTGCAACAATTTAAGGCACAGTTTATATCTGAAATAGAATCAACTATACGCTCTGGTGTGAGCCTTGATGCGAAGGAAACTTCGAACATTGCATCAGCCTTTAGGGGCGCATCAATCAGTCTTGTGCAAGAGACCTCCATTGTGCGTTAACAAGTGGCACGTTACCGGATTGAAGCATAGGCCGACAAAAACAAGAGGCCACGagatatatctatgtatatctGTTCCCCTCGATCTGCCTCTATCCCTAACCCTTACCCGTCGGCATCTGCATCTATAGTTAGCCGACTTGACTCCAAGTTGGTACATTGATGTTGCCATTTTGGCGGAGAGAGTAAAGAGTAGAGAGTAGAGTAGAGCACTGCAAGTAGTATGCCAATGACAACATGTACGGGCTGAAAGACAAAAGATTGAAGAGAGCAAAGGCTGCTGCAGCAGGCAGGCTGTGTAGCACATACAAGTCATCAGGCATGTTCAGGAAGTTAGTTAGGCGGGTCTGACGACCCACAAATGAGGGAAGGAGAGAAGAGAGCAGAGGCGGGTAGTGTTCTGTCCCATGTCCTGTGTCCTGTCATAATGTCAGGCAGCGACAAGTTGCTCAACCAAGACCAACGTGGCTCTTAAAGCACCACAATTGTTGCATTAAGTGCCATCCCCATTTGAATATATTCACTTTTTAAACAACCTTTCTCTCTACTTGACTTGCATAATGGCAGCAGTTTCTCGATTGTTGCTTCgactttttcactttttttttgctttttgagaTTGTTGAGGCACAAAAGTGCAGTCGCCTATTGAAATCCAACAACTGATAGTAGCACACGCTGCATACAAAGCAGGCAAATGACTGTAATActgtcaacaacaaaaactgctACAATTCGATATCTGTATACtctacaaatttttattttatttactcttgaaactattttgcatataatttTCACCTAATACATACAACAACTTTTCTCTTAACTCTGATATCATTTGAATCatgaagaaagaaaagaaagcaatTAATGTActtattaaatcaattttgtagggaatcagttttaaatttaactgttCGGTTCCTTTAGCTTTAGGCTTTTATGATACtgatatatactttttagtatttgttaataacagttttatttataatgtgtATGTTACCAACactaattcaataatttaaagatgttcccttttttattttattaactttgaaataaaatgcaatactTACTTGAAAAAGCTAGTACTGATATTTGGAGTACTGACAATTGCTTAAGCAACGATTTCATTTaagcaataatattttaatttgaataatattcaGCACTCTGACATAGTTAATAATCCCCGAGTAAGTGTGAGCTAAAAGTTCAGCAGTTTGTAGGGCGGCATAGAAGAGGAAACTTTGTCCTGTGGGAGTTTCCTTGCTGATGGTGTCTCCAACTCTTTAAAGCCACAGCACTTTAAAGTTGCATTTATCATCATTTGGCCAATGTAATTGATATTTTCTGTTTGCCCCCTGAACCAGTTGCCTCATTAGTTAGTTTTCCCTGATAAATGTACACAACATTTTGCACATATTTTccgcattatttattttctaatattgCTATGAATAGACACAAAAGTTTTGTGGCCATGAAAAGTTGCAAAACTCTTCATAAACccatatgtgtatatacatatacagctgtgaccattgaaatagcagtgcagaCGACCTAcacatttaaagttgaaaaatattattataaacacaacttcgagacaaaatttttttataacagctttatatatttaatttgcgataattaaacatatttttcattttggataattcaatatttttccgAATGTGGATAttaacatatgaaaatgtcCGTATTATGAAGatcattgaaatagcagtgaaaaaacaaaaatgtaataaatttcaaaaaatcttataaataacttaatccTTCTAAATTTCGAGTTGAATACGAccttataatttgttgtgtagCCTTTATTGGCTATTAGAGCCTCACAGCTACGTGGCATGGAGTCCACCACGTCCTCGCAACGCTTGCAGGGATTCTGGCCCTATACCTCCTGTACAACTTGTCAAAGGTGTGGCTTAGATGTCGGGGATTTCTTGGCAACATAATGCTTGAAGTCCTCCATCAGTTCCCAATCGGATTTAAATCCGGGAACTCTGCTGACATGGCATTACATCAGTTTTTTCATGACCAAACCACTCCGTGACCAGTTGGCCGGTGTGTTTAGGTTTCGTGGCTCTGCTGAAAAGTCCATATTGAAGGGGCATTTCATCCTGAGAATACTTCAGCATGAtgtttcttaatatattttcaaagatttCTTGGTCTATGATCTCATCGATCATATTTATAGGTCCCACACCACTGTATGAGAAACATGCCCAGATCATGATTTGAAGACCACCATGGTTAGCGGTCTTAAGGGTATGGTTTAGGTCATTTTCGGTGATTGGTGGTCAACGGACATATTGTCTTGAACTTTTCTAACAATTAACACCAGTTTAGACTCATTTGTCCAAAGCATATTACGCCATTTGGAAAGTGGCCAGTTCAAGTGGTGCTTGGCAAACTCCCACCTCGCTTTGAGATGTCTATAACCAAGTAATTGCACCTTTTCTGGACTTCgggtattcaaatttgtatccaCCAGTCTTCGGCCAATAGCCACTTCACTAATTCCCCAACTCAGCCCTGCTTTAATATCCCTACAGGATGCAAAAGGATTAGTTTAGCTGAAGAGCACTATGCATCGGTCCTCTAAAATTGTGGTTTTTTGTATCACACTACGGTTTTCAggctttgatttataatttatgtcattgaaaaccattttggTAAAACATTTTAGGCGACACAGaacttttttatacaattttgctcCTTCCTAAGCTCAAGAAAGGACCTCCTCTCTACATTGGACCAGTTAGGTCCTTTACacactaaaattaatttttttttttatagttatagtgTATTGTCGTataaactacaataataaaccAGATTAAACTcacttttcataaaattaaaaacaatttcggcTTTTTTAgtggaagaaaagaaaaaactgctATTCTAATGTTCAGCCCAAAAGTGGTGCACTTgggtaaaaatatcaaaatttcagaaaaactGATTAAATCTAACGgggtttttgctgttttcttatctttatgcttcattttacaaaaacaatgtgctagcgatcaactaacaaaaaggaataaccaaaaaaaacggTTACATAGTCTTTTCTctgtcgcactgctatttcaatggtcacagctgtatataaataatataattttgtgtatGTTCGTGTTGGGATAAATAGttgaaagcaaaagttgcTTATTCTAATTGAAACTTTCGCACTGCATGCAAGCAGTGTGTGAAGCAGTGCACAGTGCACTGTTACACTGCAGTGTAACGACTTAGCTCTGCTTGCATTagattacaatttatttcagtGCTTTTCCGTTTGCTAATTGATGTCTCCCGCAAACCATTGATTTTTCTTCTCGTAGTTGTAAGCTTAGCAATTGATTGCTTATCAtattaaaaatctatattCGGCTGTTCTCTTCCCATTAAAGCTCTTTTGTTCACTCTCCTTTCAATGCGCgcttcttttgttttacttttttttaacgaATAAACATTCTCAACTTATGCATAGTTGTTATTGCTAGACGTATTTCTACAATTGATTATCTCATTCAAGATCTACACTcggcatctctctctctcttgctttctctctctctctcttgctttctcGCTGCCTTTACTCTCACTTCTACTTCAAGCTTTGCATTTCTGTTAATTGTTCGTGTCTCCTTTCATAGATTGAGCCTGTTGtcatacccgctacccatagggtagaagggtattataactttgtgccgctaggaaatgtatgtaacaggtaaaaggaggcatctccgaccctataaagtatttatattcttgatcagcattaacagccgagacgatttagccatgtccgtctgtctgtctgtgtgtctgttcgtctgaccatatgaaacactggatctccgAGACTTtcagagatagagctataattttttttcgacagcatttgttatgtttgcacgcagatcaagttagtctcaaatttttggcacGCCGATTTCCGCCCAAGCAAATcattaaaatcgaataacaaacgtaattttaaagctagagctgtattggtgtatataataaaaacaatagtatttattatttctgaaaatttgtatttttagtagtttgtagtattttgcttttattcaaaatgggtagcgggtatctcacagtcgggcACACTagtctgtagctttcttacttgttaaagCTGTCATTATTCTCTGACCCGTAGTCCACGCAGCTTTCTTATCGTACAATTCTCTATGAATACCATTGTGGCGTTTTAATTCTTCGCTGCGCTAGAATTAGTCTAAATTTGGCTGCTGTAGCGATCGGTCTTGCTACGCTTTCTTAtcgcaaataattaaaaattataagtttataatgCAAATTCCCAACAAAATACTCAACGCGTTTTTGACAATACTTTGCTTGTGTTTGCTGGCAAATTTTACCAGCTCTCAAAAAAACGGAACaggtaaaatatatatgcagaaaaaaattataagaaGCAAAACCAAAGAACATATGCTTTGGGAGTTTCGAATATAAACAtgagctcgactgtgatattCCAtctacccattgtgaataaaagcaaaacaatgggataataattttaaaatataccaaacaaatagaccacaaaaatacgaaaaatattcaaaattccaTCTTTGgggaaaatacaaatacattgtTAACCAAAGCAACACCCGTAGTAAATTGTCATTTGTTGCCGTagaaaaaaatttgttaagtaactttaacaatttgtatctgattgtaaccaaattttcataaaacctatagtaattattgtttGTACCAAAAATAACCactatagctttaaaattacggtCGTTATTTGGTTTATATCGATTTGGaaaggcggaagtgggcgtggaaaaatgtttaaagaaacTTGATCAGCATTCAAACATAATAAGTTatatctatctcttatagtccctgagatctaggtgtacatacgaacagacagacagacggacactCGGACGTGCCTATATCGTCTCTGTTAAAGCTGATtaggaatatatatactttatggggtcggcctgtcacatacatttcctggagacagttttgaaattctttaattcCCATGTTGTGTGATAtcagtttttctttcttaGAAAACGAATATTTGCCAAGAATGTTCTCAGATTAAACTCATTAATATTGCTATTTTTTATCAGCcacttataacaataaaaaatcgTATTGTGTATTTCCAGGAATTTCAGCGCTTTGTGCCCCCGGAAGTCGTTGTGCTCCGCTCTGGCAGTGCAGCAATAactcaaaaattatatttgggAATATAAATCCACTTTTTCGTGCAAAAGTCACAAATCCGTGTAAAAGTCATCAATCTTGTTGTAGAGAGGAGTTTATTGTGAGTGCTGTGTagattattcaaatattattaagtataACCCTAGAATTTCTTTATAGAGAGAGCTACCAGTGTCGCCTCCGCATGATTTTGCTTGCGGTCGTCGAAATGTGGAATCTAAGCATATTGAAAGTCAGAGTACCTCAAAGTTGGCCGATTTCGCCGAATTCCCCTGGGTTGTGGCCATCTTTCTTAGCGAGGAGACAAATCTAAACTTTATTGGAGGCGGCTCAATCCTATCGCCAAATGTGGTCTTAACTGCCGCTCACATTGTCTGCGGCCACGCCACAGAAGATCTTCTGATCCGTGCTGGAGAATGGGACACGCGGTCGGTGTTGGAACCCTTTGAGCACCAGGAGAGAGATGTGCTCGTTAAGATCTGTCATGAGAAGTATGATAATGGATCAATGTTCTACGATATTGCGGTGTTGAACTTGAGAACTCCAC
This window of the Drosophila albomicans strain 15112-1751.03 chromosome 2L, ASM965048v2, whole genome shotgun sequence genome carries:
- the LOC117563835 gene encoding phenoloxidase-activating factor 2-like, with protein sequence MQIPNKILNAFLTILCLCLLANFTSSQKNGTGISALCAPGSRCAPLWQCSNNSKIIFGNINPLFRAKVTNPCKSHQSCCREEFIRELPVSPPHDFACGRRNVESKHIESQSTSKLADFAEFPWVVAIFLSEETNLNFIGGGSILSPNVVLTAAHIVCGHATEDLLIRAGEWDTRSVLEPFEHQERDVLVKICHEKYDNGSMFYDIAVLNLRTPLEFAKHIMPICLPRHFEFPNIERCLVAGWGREEFTSDATRNILRKVDLPILDNPLCQRKFRRTRLGRNFCLNESFLCAGGEKDLDSCTGDGGSPLFCPLYDHPGQYYQIGIVSWGLSCNYANVPSVYANIPHQLDWILGVLRRLEQNVNYYMPSYKREYQERASNSIIAFRMDNKSD